Part of the Anopheles gambiae chromosome 3, idAnoGambNW_F1_1, whole genome shotgun sequence genome is shown below.
CGGCGACAGCcccgccaccagcagcagcggctgcagcgTCCCCACAGGCCCTGCCTAGACTTTGACAAGATGCAACAGGTACGGATTGGAGCGTTTGGTCCAACAATCCCCTTTTTACTAacggatgttttttttttccttttttagcTGAAGGCACGCTCCGTCACCACCTGGCGGCACAGCAACGAGCACTCGGGCGAGCTGTCCGTCTTctgctggtgatgatgagTGAAGGACAGTCTCCGCCGGGCGTGGCCGTCAGCCGCCAGCATTGCCACCGCCATCATCCTGAGCGCGGTGGACTGTCTGTGCCGTGGGCTGTCCgtgccaccagcagcaggagtTGTCATGCGGAAAGCGGAACAACACGAGCGCGTGTTTGCATCGAACCGACCCGACGTGGGGTCGGCGATGGTTTTATTACTGGAGAAGGACGGGCGGCGCTGTCCAATCCTGGCTGTGGCTGTGGTGTGTTTCCTGTAGTTTCCAGCCGCCTTTTGCGACGACGCGACACGATGACGACGAGTTTGCGGCACGCGCGAAGCGGCAGAGTCAGGTCGCTGCGTGTGGGGCGGGGGCTTTTATTTGTTAGTGAGCGTGATAGTACAAGCGTttctttgtttcaattttgtaCTCGGAAAGGAGTAGCAAAAAAGGATTCGCTCCGTTGATTTGTCCCCTTGGCTGCGTGCGGCTCAAACAGTTTTAGATATTAGTTTCGAAGGAGCAGGCCCCAAACACGGCCGGGCAAACCGTGTTCTTCTTCGACGAAtcgtctcacacacacacacagcgtgcgacgtgtgtttatgtgtgtgtataagtgCACATTAAGCgataatgtgtttgtgtgtgtgtgtgttttgtttgtttgttttttaaaactaTCTTTACACTTAATGACATTTTCAAAGCAATTTTGTGATTTTAATCGTTAGCAATATCGTGTATTAAGTTTGATCGTTTGATAGATGTACTTTCCAATTTCCTCTCAGTTTGGACGAAAGGCCAATGCGGCGCTATGAACCCTTGTTTTCCGTTCTTCCTTTTCTGCAACAGTTGTGCGGGAAGCATGGTAAGGAACTAGCGTTActactgtgtgtgcgtgtttgttttgtttttttttttggaaaagtcAATCTGGAAACAAACTGGATTCAATCAAACCAGTGTACCAGTAAGGAGATTAGGACGATAGACacagcgagagaaagagagagagagagagcgagctaGTTCTTCTCAGGGACATACACATacgaaacacgcacacacacacacgcacgctaaTAAATGGCGGAAGGATATGCAATTGGGTAGGACAGAGGAGCGAACGTTTGGGAAGTGTTAGAATTGGCAGCTGGCGCTAGGTGAATAGAACCGAACGCTACCAAAGAACGGGCGCCGCGCAAGCAATCCTGGCGCGGGAGGATGGGCGAGTGAAAGAGCACCTGCTtgaagcaagcaaaacaaacatagtGCAACATAGGACAATagggcaaaacaaacaaacaaaaatcatcatcCGGAGGCACATGCAACAAGCGCGCTGTAGTAGCGCTGGATAATGCGCTAAGCGTTGCAGCTCCATTTTTAACCGTTTTCCTTCCGCTGGTTGGGGGAAAAAGCACAGGCTAGTGTAAACATCGATGTGTTTGTATCGATCGGACAGGACAGGGGTAGGAGCAGTCATTCAATTAACCACATAAGACATCCATTTAcaaacacaatacacacaaagaagaaaaaaaacaatacctgCCATGGTCCTTGTCCGCGTGCGcgtaataataacaaaacccCAAACATACAACAAATCTCAAACGTACTCCAACGTACGCTAGTAGAACATCAATCAATAGAAAAATATAGAGAAACATAAAACAgcaggaagaaaagaaaacagaacaaaccCGTTGCGTTAGCCGTCTCAGGTGGTAAGGCGGGCGGATCGGCACCTTTaggcaaaacaaagcaaaacaaaccacttacaaaacaaaaatgtgttcGCCGATTCGACCCAGCACAAGCCCCGGACCACACTGGGGACGGCAAAACTAGAGAAAGTAATAGCAAAAACCAACCTACACTCTCGCCATCGCGCCACGTTGCCGTATGTGCCGTGGGATCGTCACCATCAACCATCAACCATCTGCATGATCGTGTACTGCagcaaccagcagcaacacgtTGTTGTAAATCTGTGTGCATGTATAAAGAAGTATATTAAAATGCTACAAACAGACACCCATTTATTGAAAACGGCGTTACAATAATTCATCTGGTAAAAAACGGGGGAAATAAAACATACCACAAGCCATAATACTGCCGCCAAATGTGCGAAATCACGAACCCGACTTCACCGGTTAGCTCCGTTCGTTCATACCCGTTTGTGTGGTCATCGTGCCGAACAGTGTTCCTTTGTACACAACTGCGAGAAGAAAGGGCAAAAAACAATTCCACAACACACCGTACACCAGGACGGTTCTTTGCGTGAGCGGAAAAACGGTTCCAACGCGTCCAGTTAACCTACAGTTATTGTTATGTTCTATTTCGATTGTggttcctgtttttttctttcttgtacACGAGAGAAGGACATAGACATTGTGCAcagaaaagaggaagaaagctCGTTTAACATCAACTACTGCCATCCCACCCCGGCCGCAGGTTCGCTAGAAGCAAAACAGTAAAGATCATCGTCGCCCGGCGAGAAAGTGCATTTTAAGGTACCAATCTTAGTCGGAAAGGGCAAGCAAGCATCTCATTTGAAAAGAGGATTCCAATTTGGaaagatttgaaaaaaaaacacggaaaaagggaaacgaaACTGAGCAGACCCAGTTAGAACCAGCGAGAAAACGAAAGCAGAGGGAAGAAGGATATCAAACTAGCATTTTACAATTAACTAGTacgcaaaacaataacaaaacatacGAACACAAAACCATTGTAGaagtacattttttttctaccgaaacgcgcaacaatTAGCATGCAAATACGAAACTTAGATACAGCaaagataaattaaaaaaaagcgcaCCCAACATTGGCAGTAAGGAAAAAGCAACCAATCCTCCCAATTGGAAAAggagaacaaacacacacaaaaaaaaaacgatgagaAATGGAGACTTGTTTGGAATTCGGTGAAACTAGCAGCGAGCGTAGCGAGCTTTACGTTTTGTTGTGTCGTACGCCTACATATATAAATAGTGACAAATTAATTAAGGTAACGTGTTTAAACCATTATTCAACCATTTaagaaatgatgatgatgatgaatagTAGCGCGCAACACGTGATGTGTGGTGGGCAGTGTGCCAATAATGGAATAGGGGGCCTGGAGCATGATATGGTGGCTCTGTCtgtagtgtgtgagtgtggtgtGTCATTAGTAGCGTTTAAAATGATGGCTTAAACAGGGATAGGAAAGGAACGAATCGTTTAAAAAGCTTTTGTCATTTCCCCTCATTACTTTGTAATGCTGTTGTttgagctgttttttttttgttttactttattaaTGTTTATTGAAACGAGGAAACTTATGACCGTAAAGAAGGCTTATGTTTCCCCCTATAAGTCACGTGATtctgaacgtgtgtgtgtgtttgatgggCCAATCTTTACATCGATGTGGCTGGGTAGTAATCGATTTAGCATGCTGATTTAATCCCCGATTTGGGTGAGGCTGGACAAACACACGCAGTGCGTAGCGATGGACAGGACAGGTTTTACAAATTTGTATCATACGCTAAACTAAACTaacaaattaagaaaataaatttagATAAAATCGACCCGGCTCGATTGTTTGTGCAAACGGGTAGGGCAGTtttggagaaagagagagagagcgaaaaacgCGCCTACCAACCAGGTGTGCTTTAAGAAGCATTCATGTGGTGAAGGGATACAAACAGAAGggatacaaaaaacaaacaaaccattgACTGTGCAAACACACCTACACAACACGTTTCGTCTCGTCCTTCTCACACTTTTGAGAGGGGCAAACGATAGAACAAACGACTTTTCTTCTACAGCGCGAAACAAACTCCCCCGCGACACTAACTAGCATCATCCAGGCAACAAACCGACAAAGCAAACAGAAATTGGAGTGTGCATCATTACACGAAggttaattaaacattaagaTTGTAAGTTAAGTAgcagaacaaaacaattaattgCTGAAGCCCCAGGGAGAGTGGAGAGTGCCGATTGTTGTTCTCGGTGGGGGACTGTGTTTGTGAACATATTAATCAAATCGAATAATGGGCAGAACGGTGATGAAAGACTCTCTACACCACatgggcacacatacaaacacacacacagacatagacaaaaccgaataaaaaaaaccataagcATAAGTAGtaaagcaaagaaaagggCGTGAAAGTAGAGAAAGTCATCGTGCAACACGATCACTCTAATCACTAGAAGGAAGCATTATTTGGTAGTAGCAGCGACGTTTGGAAGGAGCAGTCATCGAAggttgttttccttctttatttttttttacaaaatattctCTTATATGTTTTAGTAGTGCCCGATACAATTGGAGATTGGTGAGGTTGGTTCTGGGGttttcacttcttttttttactacccCCACTCAAAAAGAAGCCACCCATTACTGTGAATGTGAACTGATTGAAGCGGCGCCGTACATGGGCGAACAGTGGTATTGAGAAAGAGGAGGAGTATTTGaaatacaaaaagaaaaaaacacgcgaAAGCTCCATTTTAACCGTGCGCTTTTCTCTGCACGGCAAATGTACATATTAAtgatagcaacaacaacaacaaaaaaaacaaacatttggtAAAGATAAGGATAGGAGGTGAGCAttaaaaggaaagagaaagcGGAGGAACGAAATGCACAGGAACAGGAGGGAGCACAAGAAAACGCTGCAGGACGTGTGATGTGTGAACACTTAAAGGAGACGAAAACGAACGAGAAAGGGGAAGCGGATAAACGTAATGGACGTGCATTttgaaatggattttttgtagaattttcGAAACTGAATTAATAAACCAATCACCAAATGAGCGGTGTAAAATCGGTCAATCGGTGaggtaaataatgaaatagaacagcaaacacacatacatacacacaaacacacaaacacgaacaaAGAGAAGTGAAGGTAAAAGGAGCTAATACTGTGTAACACAATTAAGTAAACTATTGGACTGGATTTAAAATGGCCACAAAAGCAAGAATAGCGGAATAGAAGGAAGGAAGGCGATTGAGTTACTggatgaggtttttttttatttgttgtttactTTTCCGTTGTCATTGGCTGTATTGTACGAAGGAGTTTTGTCCCTTATTGTAGGAAGTTTGATGAAGTTTATTGAACGGTAGTTGATAATGTGAAATTTGTCGTTAAacactctacacacacacacgtaatgCTAAACCTCAAAAAAGGTATGTGAGTTTGtttgaattaaattacaaacaaattatgaaacaaaacagagaaaaaatcagcaaaaaagaaaatccgACTTTCATCAAGTGGATTAAGTGAtatgatttgttttgtaacACTACTATAGGCAAACAAGCTGTGAAGCGAATTGTGCTTTTGTTGCCTCAAACTGCAACTGAGTTTGTAACGAATTTAacgaagtttttgttttgctaatttTGTCCCCATCGGAGAAGATGTAAAGTTATCTCAAACTCAATAgaagggagaggaaaaaacacaaacgaataaaacacacacatttgtaACTAATAAAGACGGACGGAACGAAATGAAGTGAATCACGAAAGTGGAAAACAATTGATGGAACAGTTTGCATCATACTTCTAATGGCAGTAtatcaacacacaacacataaGCGAAACGTGAACACAACactaacaaacaacaaacaatggTCAAATTTAACGAGCAAGTGTGTAAAGAAGAGGGTCAAACCTGGAACTGAACGAACAAAACTAATGGATACAaatacaagaagaagaagatgcagAAAAGAAGGGGAGAGAGAAGTAAACAGTGCAGCAAATAAGtagtgaaacaaacaaaaaacgaaacaagaaaaatgaaaacgaaaaacaaaggtaaaaaataaaacaaaagtgaattaaaaaaaacttgcacATTCTGTATTTTCACTTTGTGATTTCTGAACCATTTGatagttttttcttttataaaaTGGTGGGTTTTTCCTGAATTGGAAACGTCATTGAGGGAGGAAGATTCCCTCTCCTCTTATCACGTCATTCCGTGCTTGTATGCGTGCGTTTTGTTACACTCTTATCAGCACATTCGTTCAATAGTCGTGTGCAAAACAGTGGCAAGTTGCAAGCACGGCTCAGTTATGTGTGAACATCCTCAGAAGGAAGTGTACAATCTTTGAAGCAACATGAAACATACAATCATTCTCATCAGCACGCTGTTTCTAGTAGCGATAACTGTATCAAGTGATCCGATTGAATCAGCATGCAAACAGTTCAACCGACAGATAAGTATCTATCGTCCCCAAGGAGTGGTGGTAAATCAACGCGTCAGAAGAAATTTAGTTGGCCTCGAGATGGAGGTGTACATTAATCAAGAGGAACGATCAAACCCGATGTGTGACCTTTGCGCCAATGCTACGATGTCGGGTCGACGAAGAAAGCTGCTGCAGATTAACAAGCCACATGTGCTGGTGCTTCCGGGCGATAACTTTCAGTACACGGTTACCAAACGCTACCGTAATGGGCCTCCGGCCCAATTGAGCTGTAAATTTAGAGTTAGTGGTgagtttgttttggtgttgAATCGATTCGCAGCAGCTAATGATACTCGTCTCGTCGTTATTTCAGGTGATCGGATGATACATTCGCATCCAGCAGTACGCCATTGTCCAGAGAATGCTCCGCGGAGCAATGTAGTCCGTGAAATCAATTATGCCGCTGAAAAGCGTTTACTAGAGGACACAATTAACGAACTGCTAACAGCCTGTGAGGCTGCTGGAACAACCAAAATGCTCATCCTGCTCGGTAACTACCAGGACATTGAGTCGGAAAAGGCTCTGAAACGTTATGTGATAGGTCGGCTAGAATCTCTGCTTCCCTCGGTCGAATGGGACGGTACGGTAGAGAACGTGTACCGCTCAAATGGACGGTTCGTTTTTGAAGTTAAAACGACACTGATGAAGCTGAAAATACTTCACCTCGTACGAGGTGCTGAGGCAGCCGCAAGCATCGTGGATTATGACAAACAGGCCCGTTCGACATACGATCGTGACGACTATTTTGATGAGGATTACGACGAGCATGAGAGTACGACGGGCGTAGTTGAAGTGATGTTTTAAGGCAGCAATAAAGTAGAGTAGGAAGGCAAtgcaaaaaaatgtatgagTTTTGTCGTGATTTTGAGACACTCGAATATTTTTCTCTAATTCTTTTACATGATTATAGTAGTAAGGcaacgttttcatttttcaatttttttcttaGAAATTGTTCCTGCGAAATTAGTCCTGTATAACGAAACTGTTCAAAGGATCCACTGTTACGCCTGGTTGTATGCAATCTGCTGTACAATTTCTTCGTTCACTGTCTTTTCCCCTGGTGGTATGCAACGCACATTATTTACACCGATGGAGCACGTTCGCAAAGCACGTGAAGGAGGCCGGCGACTCGCTTTCGTTGAGTTGAGTTCCTTCTgaatgtattttcgttctattaaggattttggtttgaaaaatgcatttaacaCGAAAACatagtacaaaaaaaatcccataaTAATGCTCCTTGTAAGTCCAATGATAGAAAATGTTATACATATATTGTTATTACAGAATTACAGCttcaaaattatgttttgtaGAATTGCTTCTAGAGTGGTTTTTGGTACGCACAGATATGCGCATTAAATTTTCCCAACAGTCGTTGTACGTCAATAACTGAGTCATCGAGGTTTACCCACCACTGATATGCTGAAGCTTGTTCACGATGACTCGTCGTTTGATTATATTTGTTCCGCGATTTGTACAATAGGAAGCGGTTTCATTGCTGCACAAGGTAATCTGTACGGAAGATGCCACCACTACAGCCTCACACGTTCGATCGGTTCTAGAAATCCCCATCATCTCCGTGCTCTTATCAGCCACCGGTCAAACAAACACCACTCTCTCCAATCTCTCGTAATCGTCACACAAACCGCCTGATCAAGCCAGACCGATCGCTCGCACCTCATCCGCGCCAGTAACAGTGATCAGCTCGTACCGTGAAGATGGCTGGAGTAAACCGTAAGCATCATCTACTAGCAACGATTGCCCTGCTATGGCTGGTGGCCGCCAGCTGCCTGCTCGAGTCGGTCGACGCTCGCAAAAGCCGGGGCAGCTCGAAGCGTTCCTCGCGCCGACCCAAGGGCGTCAATATTGAGATCTACCATCCGAAGGGTGTGATGGTGTGGTACCCGTACCGTGCCGGCATGGAACTGTTCGGCATCgagattttcatcaacaaggCAAACCaaccgtcgtcgtcgggcGACTCGAGTGAGGAAGAGTCCACACCGCCGGTGTGTGATATCTGTCTCAACACGACCGAAGTGTCGTACGGCAAGTTTATACTGCGCAGCGAGGACGCCGTGATCCGCAGCCGGGACCACGTGTACTACAATGCGATCGTGAAGAAAACCAGCGGCAAGGCGTACGTGTCCCGATCGAACGATTTCTACGTGTCGGGTAAGTGAAAATAAATGTGCCATCTTGAAGGGGAGAGTCGTTCTAACGCGCCATTTTGCTCTCATTCCACAATAGAAAGTCGCATTCTGCTGGGTGATATGACCGAAAAGGCTAGCTCGTGCAATGGTACTACCGCCGTTGCAAACCTTTCCGACAACGATAAGCGGCTGGCGGATGAGATTAAGCTGCTGGAAGCGATTCTGCTCGAGGTCAGTGATCAGTGCCAGGCCAATCGTACCAAGCAGTTGCTGCTGAGTGCGGAAACACCGACCCGGTACGATGCCAAGCAGCTGTACCAGTATGTGGCAGGGCAGCTGGAACAGAAGCTGCCCGCGATCGACTGGAACCGGACGCTGGTGGATGCGTTTTACGCCACGAACGGTATTGGGTTTGAGGTGGCTTCCACCATCGACAAGCTGAAGGTGTTGAAGTTGGCCAAGGCGCTGCCGGACCATCCCATTACCGATCTGGACAGCTTCCAGACGGAGG
Proteins encoded:
- the LOC1280103 gene encoding uncharacterized protein LOC1280103; translation: MAGVNRKHHLLATIALLWLVAASCLLESVDARKSRGSSKRSSRRPKGVNIEIYHPKGVMVWYPYRAGMELFGIEIFINKANQPSSSGDSSEEESTPPVCDICLNTTEVSYGKFILRSEDAVIRSRDHVYYNAIVKKTSGKAYVSRSNDFYVSESRILLGDMTEKASSCNGTTAVANLSDNDKRLADEIKLLEAILLEVSDQCQANRTKQLLLSAETPTRYDAKQLYQYVAGQLEQKLPAIDWNRTLVDAFYATNGIGFEVASTIDKLKVLKLAKALPDHPITDLDSFQTEDMTNDIDSWM
- the LOC1280102 gene encoding uncharacterized protein LOC1280102 — its product is MKHTIILISTLFLVAITVSSDPIESACKQFNRQISIYRPQGVVVNQRVRRNLVGLEMEVYINQEERSNPMCDLCANATMSGRRRKLLQINKPHVLVLPGDNFQYTVTKRYRNGPPAQLSCKFRVSGDRMIHSHPAVRHCPENAPRSNVVREINYAAEKRLLEDTINELLTACEAAGTTKMLILLGNYQDIESEKALKRYVIGRLESLLPSVEWDGTVENVYRSNGRFVFEVKTTLMKLKILHLVRGAEAAASIVDYDKQARSTYDRDDYFDEDYDEHESTTGVVEVMF